In Bacillus sp. Cs-700, one genomic interval encodes:
- a CDS encoding DUF1850 domain-containing protein gives MKSLRLLTMKPSDSTKQFLYQTSIALVLILIVFLYPFFPVVALEKGETGKVIAYVPFEDDPANFDIRYTHSVHKTPVQESYYVSEAGEIVQYELAYENFAIGMPSHADAGERFVQDEEGYKIKDMNRKFPFIDLRTGQVVANHVLLVQDKEIELSRIIEPGSWLHLESENISLWQWMKGVNVLE, from the coding sequence GTGAAAAGCCTGCGTCTTCTTACGATGAAACCTTCTGATTCAACAAAACAGTTTTTGTATCAAACGTCGATCGCCCTTGTACTCATCTTAATCGTTTTTCTTTATCCGTTTTTTCCCGTAGTGGCTCTTGAAAAGGGAGAGACCGGGAAAGTAATTGCGTATGTGCCATTTGAAGATGATCCAGCGAACTTTGACATTCGCTACACACACTCCGTTCACAAAACGCCGGTGCAAGAATCGTATTATGTATCGGAAGCGGGTGAAATTGTGCAGTATGAACTGGCGTATGAGAATTTCGCGATCGGCATGCCTTCTCATGCAGATGCAGGAGAGCGCTTTGTCCAAGATGAAGAGGGATATAAAATCAAAGATATGAACCGGAAGTTTCCGTTTATTGACCTTAGAACGGGACAGGTTGTAGCCAACCACGTCCTTCTTGTACAAGATAAAGAAATTGAATTAAGTCGGATTATCGAACCAGGATCATGGCTTCATCTTGAATCAGAAAACATTAGTTTATGGCAATGGATGAAAGGAGTGAACGTACTTGAGTGA
- a CDS encoding TAXI family TRAP transporter solute-binding subunit, with translation MGKKKLMSLFVVVLSMAMILGACGGSDSEGEANGSPSELSLLTGGTGGTYFPLGGELANIIQDETDIESANAQSSGASVENMQILQDGDADVAFTQTDIAAYATNGELMFEDGKVDNIQAIGTLYPETIQIVTLEESGIASVDELKGKKVSVGAPGSGTYANAEQVLAAHDITMDDIDAQHLAFDESTEGIQDGTIDAAFITSGTPTGAVEGLSAQKQVTILPIEQDKIDKLIEEHPYYAEDTVKSGTYGLESDVKTVAVLAMLVARSDLDEDYVYQVTKAIFDNSDKITHAKGEFITADSALEGVGIDLHPGAKKYFDEKGVE, from the coding sequence ATGGGAAAGAAAAAGTTGATGAGTTTGTTTGTCGTCGTGCTATCGATGGCAATGATACTCGGTGCTTGTGGAGGGTCTGATTCAGAAGGAGAAGCGAACGGATCCCCTTCAGAGCTAAGTTTATTGACTGGTGGTACGGGAGGAACTTATTTTCCTCTAGGTGGTGAGCTTGCGAATATTATTCAAGATGAAACAGATATTGAAAGTGCAAATGCTCAGTCCTCTGGTGCTTCTGTTGAAAACATGCAGATTCTCCAAGATGGCGATGCAGACGTTGCGTTTACGCAAACAGATATCGCAGCTTATGCAACAAACGGTGAACTGATGTTTGAAGATGGAAAAGTAGACAATATCCAGGCAATTGGAACGCTTTATCCTGAAACCATTCAAATCGTAACGCTTGAGGAAAGCGGCATTGCCTCTGTAGATGAATTAAAAGGAAAGAAAGTATCGGTTGGAGCCCCAGGAAGTGGAACATACGCGAATGCGGAGCAAGTGCTTGCAGCTCATGACATCACAATGGACGATATCGATGCGCAGCACCTTGCATTCGATGAGTCAACAGAAGGTATTCAAGACGGTACAATTGACGCTGCCTTTATTACATCAGGTACTCCGACAGGGGCAGTCGAAGGACTATCTGCACAAAAGCAGGTGACAATCCTACCAATCGAACAAGATAAAATCGATAAGCTGATTGAAGAGCATCCGTACTATGCAGAAGATACGGTGAAAAGCGGAACTTATGGCCTTGAGAGCGATGTAAAAACAGTTGCCGTTCTTGCGATGCTTGTTGCTCGTTCAGATCTTGATGAAGATTACGTGTATCAAGTGACGAAAGCGATCTTTGATAACTCTGATAAAATCACCCACGCAAAAGGGGAGTTCATTACAGCTGATTCCGCACTAGAGGGTGTTGGCATTGATCTTCATCCTGGTGCTAAGAAATATTTTGATGAAAAAGGTGTCGAGTGA
- a CDS encoding SLAP domain-containing protein: MTLIFEEKWDRTIADRDRKMYQDIYAKHPIQKGKLQFIPVRIAFNHRNDLLASVCIVNGRDDWKLEDRLLSYFEQNTLIAEKRFTHELTVQANTAVPWTFIFTPETMIRQATLQNWGISD, translated from the coding sequence GTGACGCTGATCTTTGAGGAAAAGTGGGATCGTACGATTGCGGATCGCGATCGTAAAATGTATCAGGACATTTATGCAAAGCATCCGATACAAAAGGGCAAGTTACAGTTTATTCCGGTTCGGATTGCGTTCAACCACCGAAATGACTTACTCGCATCTGTCTGTATCGTAAATGGCAGAGATGACTGGAAGCTCGAAGACCGTTTGCTGTCTTATTTTGAACAGAATACGCTTATAGCGGAGAAGCGTTTTACTCACGAGCTAACGGTGCAAGCGAACACAGCTGTACCATGGACATTTATTTTTACCCCTGAGACGATGATTCGACAAGCAACACTGCAAAACTGGGGAATATCTGATTAA
- a CDS encoding aromatic acid exporter family protein produces MIDIKHKVFKFVGGRILKTGLAAFLTAWICDALGLPVLFAVITAIVTVEPTASDSIKKGLVRFPAAAIGAGFAMLFESFLHQSPFTFALAATFTLIACHKLGLDDGMLVATLTAVAMIPDTTGDYMTSFVGRLSTTLIGIVVSTAVNYFVMPPKFHTMINQAVKRLYKNAGDLLDQIIIDLPHAKRQTLVYQRLSRDLERTYKLISYQREEWKYRRHSIHEVRSFSVVLKKLEYLQKILYHLGNMLFTDTKNTIDQDDHRIIIEAGRSISKAFHNPSVQNSEAHLKSIEKLDQLFHDLDDTRDETTDPRHHFTGKMIVIFELLSLNDVIDDLSILVEKEKRYKSRGDKRDADL; encoded by the coding sequence ATGATAGACATTAAGCATAAAGTATTTAAATTTGTTGGTGGACGTATTTTAAAAACAGGACTGGCGGCATTTCTGACCGCCTGGATTTGTGATGCCCTTGGGTTACCTGTTCTTTTTGCGGTCATCACCGCGATTGTAACCGTTGAACCGACGGCATCTGATTCCATTAAAAAAGGACTTGTGCGCTTTCCTGCCGCGGCGATCGGCGCTGGATTTGCGATGCTGTTTGAATCTTTTTTACATCAATCGCCCTTCACGTTTGCGTTAGCCGCAACCTTCACGCTAATCGCCTGTCATAAGCTTGGGCTTGATGACGGGATGCTCGTCGCAACGCTCACAGCTGTGGCGATGATTCCAGATACAACAGGCGATTATATGACCTCTTTTGTGGGCAGACTCAGTACGACGTTAATCGGCATTGTCGTTTCAACGGCTGTTAACTATTTTGTGATGCCCCCTAAATTCCATACGATGATCAATCAGGCTGTTAAGCGTCTGTACAAAAATGCAGGTGATTTATTAGACCAAATTATTATTGACCTGCCCCATGCCAAAAGACAGACACTTGTTTACCAGCGATTAAGTCGCGATCTTGAACGAACGTATAAATTGATTTCATATCAGCGAGAAGAGTGGAAATATCGCAGGCACAGCATTCATGAAGTGCGTAGTTTTTCAGTTGTCTTAAAAAAGCTCGAATACTTACAGAAGATCCTGTACCATCTTGGCAATATGTTGTTTACCGATACGAAAAACACAATTGATCAAGACGATCATCGTATTATTATTGAAGCAGGTCGTTCGATTTCAAAAGCGTTTCACAATCCTTCTGTCCAGAATTCAGAAGCGCATTTGAAAAGCATTGAAAAACTTGATCAGTTGTTTCACGATCTTGATGACACAAGGGATGAAACAACTGATCCGCGTCATCATTTTACCGGAAAGATGATTGTAATCTTTGAATTATTATCTTTAAATGATGTGATTGATGATCTGTCAATTTTAGTGGAGAAAGAGAAAAGGTACAAAAGTAGGGGGGATAAACGTGACGCTGATCTTTGA
- a CDS encoding DUF429 domain-containing protein, which yields MNQYAGIDLSGPSNTKDTSLAIFEGNAAQLSFVQLFEGATDEKIYEQFRGKKDVTIGIDAPLSYQPGGGDRPSDRALRQRIVKAGMRSGSIMTPTMTRMVYLTLRGISLSRGLEANAHIVEVHPGAAIGLRARSEAVHAYKTDIDSRYELRNFLESEGMTGIPEKALQSSHSFDACLAAYAAWKWHEGKSEFLYQAEPPFHPFDMSC from the coding sequence ATGAATCAGTATGCTGGCATTGACTTATCAGGACCATCAAACACGAAAGATACATCACTAGCGATTTTCGAGGGGAACGCTGCACAACTTTCATTTGTGCAGTTATTTGAAGGCGCGACGGATGAAAAAATCTATGAGCAATTCAGAGGCAAAAAAGATGTAACGATCGGGATAGATGCGCCACTTTCCTATCAACCAGGTGGCGGCGATCGTCCATCCGACCGTGCCCTCAGACAGCGGATTGTGAAAGCCGGGATGCGAAGCGGCTCAATTATGACACCGACGATGACTCGGATGGTATATTTAACATTAAGAGGGATTTCGCTCTCCAGAGGTCTTGAAGCGAATGCCCATATCGTTGAGGTTCATCCTGGAGCTGCGATTGGATTACGCGCGCGTTCCGAAGCCGTTCACGCCTACAAAACAGACATTGACTCACGCTATGAGCTAAGAAACTTTCTCGAGAGCGAAGGGATGACCGGAATTCCAGAAAAAGCGCTTCAGTCCTCGCACTCTTTTGATGCCTGCCTGGCTGCGTATGCCGCCTGGAAATGGCATGAAGGAAAATCAGAGTTTCTCTATCAAGCGGAACCCCCGTTTCACCCATTTGATATGAGTTGTTAA
- a CDS encoding glutathione peroxidase, with protein sequence MTVHSFTAETLQGKEMPLSEYSGKVLLIVNTASKCGLTPQYEGLQELYTSLEDKPFEILGFPCNQFGEQEPGSQEDIEEFCSINYGVSFPMFAKIDVNGVNAHPLYKYLTQEAPGIEHGDIPWNFTKFLVNQNGEVVKRYEPKTEPSDLKEDIEEML encoded by the coding sequence ATGACTGTCCATTCATTCACTGCAGAAACGCTTCAAGGGAAAGAAATGCCGCTTTCAGAATATAGCGGAAAGGTTCTTCTAATTGTCAATACGGCAAGCAAATGTGGGTTAACCCCACAATATGAAGGGCTCCAGGAGCTGTATACGTCGCTTGAAGACAAGCCTTTTGAAATTCTAGGATTTCCTTGTAACCAGTTTGGCGAGCAGGAACCTGGATCGCAGGAAGATATTGAGGAATTCTGTTCAATAAACTATGGCGTCAGTTTTCCAATGTTCGCTAAAATCGATGTGAACGGTGTAAATGCTCATCCTTTATACAAGTATTTAACGCAGGAAGCGCCAGGAATCGAACACGGTGATATTCCATGGAACTTTACGAAGTTTCTCGTAAATCAAAATGGTGAGGTTGTAAAACGCTATGAACCTAAGACTGAGCCGAGTGATTTAAAGGAAGATATCGAGGAAATGCTCTAA
- a CDS encoding class I SAM-dependent methyltransferase — protein sequence MELASITPEHPFSEQDFEYTALMPSYRVDLRNPRNEQLDRFVNANVVRDWSQLSWKQVGRPFEVKKLAKERKDWEAEHEQDMPVKTSWEYFNRSFHNLFMQDVPAEQQRLKTSLKDGFKGFHLRDVKHGLGEMVRLSLWNYVHRIEDGIWDPRGKRALFEGLDVKNPRILFLGAAEGYEAMQLHAMYPGGEVVMVDYDAFCKTDRFGHFPNSYPFLGTNPQTGGPKVWYKDQMTISYLVKDIRDLDFHKEFDIVLSVGLLEHVPDEHKPAILDWHRKFVKDNGYVIMTTPRNQMKSRIYYHVMADMMNHTYRELMDIRQMGLYAYENGMDIVRHGYIKVHNGIIARAR from the coding sequence TTGGAACTTGCTTCAATAACGCCCGAACACCCTTTTTCTGAACAGGACTTTGAGTACACAGCGCTCATGCCAAGCTATCGCGTTGATTTAAGAAATCCTCGTAATGAACAGTTGGATCGTTTTGTAAATGCTAATGTTGTTCGTGACTGGTCACAACTGTCATGGAAACAGGTAGGGAGGCCATTTGAAGTAAAGAAGCTTGCAAAAGAACGGAAGGATTGGGAAGCGGAGCATGAGCAGGATATGCCGGTCAAAACGTCTTGGGAGTACTTTAACCGCTCGTTCCATAACCTTTTCATGCAGGATGTTCCAGCTGAACAGCAGCGGTTAAAAACGTCTCTGAAAGATGGTTTCAAAGGCTTTCATCTCCGCGATGTGAAGCATGGGCTAGGGGAGATGGTTCGCCTGTCTCTTTGGAACTATGTGCACCGAATAGAAGATGGAATCTGGGATCCGAGAGGAAAGCGAGCTCTTTTTGAAGGGCTTGATGTGAAAAACCCTCGTATTCTCTTTCTTGGCGCTGCGGAAGGATATGAGGCGATGCAGCTTCATGCGATGTACCCAGGTGGAGAAGTTGTCATGGTCGACTATGATGCGTTTTGTAAAACGGATCGTTTTGGTCATTTTCCAAATTCGTATCCTTTTCTCGGTACAAATCCACAAACCGGCGGTCCCAAGGTTTGGTACAAAGATCAGATGACTATTAGCTATCTTGTAAAAGATATCCGCGACCTCGATTTTCATAAAGAGTTTGATATTGTGTTGAGCGTTGGTTTGCTTGAGCATGTACCTGATGAGCATAAACCAGCGATACTAGACTGGCATCGAAAGTTTGTGAAGGATAATGGGTATGTGATCATGACGACGCCTCGCAATCAAATGAAGTCACGTATTTATTATCACGTCATGGCCGATATGATGAACCACACATATCGTGAGCTTATGGATATCCGTCAGATGGGGCTCTATGCTTATGAGAACGGGATGGATATTGTTAGACACGGTTATATTAAGGTGCATAATGGGATCATTGCACGAGCGCGCTAA
- a CDS encoding B12-binding domain-containing radical SAM protein: MKIVVSTLNAKFIHTCLALRYLKASAAPDYDVQMAEYTIKDPIMNIVSDLHSMKADVIGFSCYIWNIEETIPVIEMLKKVNPSLTIVLGGPEVSYDVYEWLDRIPQADYIVMGEGEVTFKELLHSIEMGSSVENVKGIAYRKDGENQINPPAPKLSLSEIPSPFRFEEDLADLGRRVTYVETSRGCPYSCQFCLSSIEFGVRYFPVERMKEELRFLMDNGAKTIKFVDRTFNIRRNYAIDMFQFLIDEHRPGCVFQFEITADIMRPEVLEFLNREAPSGLFRFEIGIQSTNDATNEIVMRKQNFEKLARTVTMVKDGGKIDQHLDLIAGLPEEDYASFRKTFNDVFSFRPEELQLGFLKMLRGTGVRLSAEKHGYLYMDNAPYEILGNNVLSFDDVIRIKQVEDVLEKYWNDHRMDATIEYLVTEVFSSPFDFFQAFGSYWEGKGWSRIGHQLEDLFRRLADFIKMHAPHHHEHVSTLMKIDYLSNSKQKPRTVWWSDRLEKESEAALLRLVSEQPAILGSSYQSVSLSERELH, from the coding sequence ATGAAGATTGTTGTAAGTACGTTAAATGCGAAGTTTATTCACACATGTCTCGCATTGCGTTACCTAAAAGCCTCCGCTGCCCCTGACTACGATGTACAGATGGCAGAATATACGATTAAAGATCCCATTATGAATATCGTTAGTGATCTTCACAGTATGAAAGCTGATGTGATTGGCTTTAGCTGCTACATCTGGAACATTGAGGAGACCATTCCCGTCATTGAAATGTTAAAAAAAGTGAATCCTTCCCTTACGATTGTACTTGGCGGACCAGAAGTGTCATATGATGTGTATGAGTGGCTTGATCGCATTCCACAGGCCGACTACATTGTTATGGGCGAAGGAGAAGTGACGTTTAAAGAACTTCTTCACTCTATTGAAATGGGAAGCTCTGTTGAAAATGTAAAAGGCATCGCTTATCGAAAAGATGGAGAGAACCAGATTAATCCACCAGCACCAAAGCTTAGCCTAAGCGAAATTCCATCTCCGTTTCGATTCGAAGAAGATCTTGCTGATCTCGGTCGTCGCGTCACCTATGTGGAAACGAGTCGCGGCTGTCCGTATTCCTGCCAGTTCTGTTTATCTTCAATTGAATTCGGCGTTAGATACTTTCCTGTCGAACGAATGAAGGAAGAGCTGCGCTTCTTAATGGACAACGGAGCAAAGACGATTAAATTCGTGGATCGAACCTTTAACATTAGACGAAATTATGCAATCGATATGTTCCAATTTCTGATTGATGAGCATCGCCCTGGCTGCGTTTTCCAGTTTGAAATTACCGCTGACATAATGCGTCCTGAAGTACTCGAATTTCTCAACCGCGAAGCTCCGTCCGGTCTCTTTCGCTTTGAGATCGGAATTCAGTCTACAAATGACGCAACGAATGAAATCGTCATGCGGAAACAAAATTTTGAAAAGCTCGCTAGAACGGTAACGATGGTAAAAGACGGGGGTAAAATTGATCAGCATCTTGATTTAATCGCTGGCCTTCCCGAAGAAGATTATGCTTCGTTTCGTAAAACATTTAACGACGTCTTCTCATTTCGTCCTGAAGAGCTTCAGCTCGGCTTTTTAAAAATGCTGCGTGGCACCGGTGTACGACTGAGTGCTGAAAAACACGGCTATCTTTACATGGACAATGCCCCTTATGAAATTCTCGGCAATAACGTTCTTTCTTTTGATGACGTTATTCGCATTAAACAGGTTGAAGATGTGCTCGAAAAATACTGGAATGATCACCGAATGGATGCAACGATTGAATATCTTGTAACGGAGGTTTTTTCATCGCCATTTGATTTCTTTCAGGCATTTGGTAGCTATTGGGAAGGAAAAGGCTGGTCACGAATCGGCCATCAGCTTGAAGATCTTTTCCGACGGCTTGCTGATTTTATTAAGATGCATGCGCCTCATCACCATGAACATGTATCCACGCTAATGAAAATCGATTATTTATCAAACTCAAAGCAAAAACCGCGAACCGTTTGGTGGAGCGACCGGTTAGAAAAAGAATCAGAAGCTGCTTTATTGAGGCTTGTTAGCGAACAACCCGCTATCCTTGGCTCCTCCTACCAATCAGTAAGTCTATCAGAGCGAGAGCTTCATTAG
- a CDS encoding amidase: MRLLEMDALSLSKKISRREISSYHAVRTYIDHLNTINPILNCLVEDRFHDAIEEAKKADYTLTTGEAKGRLFGVPISVKECFHVKNMVTTGGLSYRAGLREKEDAEVVKRLRAEGAILLGKTNTPALCFCQETDNKHYGRTNNPWDVTRTAGGSSGGEGALIASGGAAVGLGADIGGSIRFPSHFNGIVGFKSGNRQVSQEGNFPYIDKPEQERMLGIGAMSKSVQDARLINEIIAHEPPSARNLNDFKLVYPVPHHRYPINRETFQLIASIRDAFDGELAEEQANPPFFEEAAHMWQQMMSVDGGADMAKLMSDNEKASPFSEFMKEKLFRSSDVHSYLSWALIGTKLFKPNQKQMKQIHASLKRGDELLDDYLDDRILIMPVYHSPAPLHGELYQELFSIRKTFLNYMPYVAYANVWGLPSLTIPIGMSKEGLPIGVQLVSRVGHEEALFQLGEQIEQRIGGYQRCQKHDSKKEEVEAELV; encoded by the coding sequence ATGAGACTATTAGAAATGGATGCCCTGTCCCTGTCGAAGAAGATTTCCAGACGCGAAATTTCGTCGTACCATGCTGTTCGAACGTATATTGATCATTTAAATACGATTAACCCTATCCTGAATTGTCTTGTAGAAGATCGCTTTCATGATGCGATCGAAGAAGCAAAAAAAGCCGATTACACCCTTACGACTGGAGAAGCCAAAGGCCGATTATTCGGTGTTCCAATTAGCGTCAAAGAATGTTTCCATGTCAAAAACATGGTGACAACGGGTGGCCTGAGTTATCGAGCAGGCTTACGAGAAAAGGAAGATGCTGAAGTGGTAAAACGCCTTCGAGCAGAAGGGGCCATCCTATTAGGAAAAACCAATACACCTGCCCTTTGTTTTTGTCAGGAAACCGATAACAAGCACTACGGTCGAACGAATAATCCGTGGGACGTGACTAGAACCGCTGGGGGATCAAGCGGTGGAGAAGGTGCTTTAATCGCATCAGGTGGGGCCGCAGTTGGACTTGGAGCTGATATTGGCGGTTCAATTCGATTCCCGTCTCACTTTAATGGCATTGTCGGCTTTAAATCCGGCAATCGCCAGGTATCACAGGAAGGAAATTTTCCTTACATCGATAAGCCCGAGCAAGAGCGCATGCTTGGCATCGGTGCCATGAGTAAGTCCGTCCAGGATGCAAGGTTAATTAATGAGATTATTGCTCACGAACCGCCATCAGCGCGTAATCTCAATGATTTTAAGCTTGTCTATCCTGTTCCTCATCATCGCTATCCAATTAATCGAGAAACCTTTCAGTTGATTGCTAGCATCAGAGACGCATTTGATGGAGAACTTGCTGAGGAACAGGCAAACCCTCCTTTTTTTGAAGAAGCGGCTCATATGTGGCAACAAATGATGTCTGTTGACGGTGGAGCCGATATGGCCAAACTCATGTCAGATAATGAGAAAGCTAGTCCGTTCAGTGAGTTTATGAAAGAAAAACTCTTCCGAAGTTCAGATGTCCATTCTTACCTTTCCTGGGCGCTCATCGGCACAAAACTTTTTAAACCGAATCAAAAACAAATGAAACAAATTCATGCTTCACTAAAACGTGGAGATGAACTACTAGACGATTACTTGGATGACCGCATTTTAATTATGCCTGTTTATCATTCTCCAGCACCCCTTCATGGAGAGCTATATCAAGAGCTGTTCTCCATTCGGAAAACATTTTTAAACTACATGCCATACGTTGCTTATGCGAATGTATGGGGCCTTCCTTCTCTGACCATACCAATTGGAATGAGCAAGGAAGGGCTCCCGATTGGTGTACAGCTCGTAAGTCGGGTTGGTCATGAAGAGGCGCTCTTTCAGCTAGGTGAACAGATTGAGCAGCGCATCGGTGGTTATCAACGCTGTCAGAAACACGATTCTAAAAAAGAAGAGGTTGAGGCAGAACTCGTTTAA
- a CDS encoding DMT family transporter — protein sequence MIAILFISTSAVIVKLASAPASVIAMYRLAFAILIMLPLVLRNYRDSFRQIKKSDWGFGSLAGISLAFHFILWFESLNYTSVASSVVLVTLQPLFAFIGTYLFFKEKLTLLAIAGGVTAVAGSIVISWGDFRISGMALWGDLLALTACAMVTGYLLFGQNIRKRLDLIPYTFIVYGIAALTLILYNILLRYPFFSYPTSDWGYFLLLAIFPTLLGHSLLNWAVKWVSVNVISMSILFEPIGASILAYFILGEKLHTMQWIGGGIIITGLYLFIRSYKTKRKPKK from the coding sequence ATGATCGCTATTTTATTTATTTCCACTTCCGCTGTCATCGTAAAGCTCGCTTCAGCACCAGCTTCAGTCATAGCGATGTACCGTCTTGCTTTCGCGATTCTGATCATGTTGCCACTTGTGCTACGAAATTATCGTGATTCATTTAGACAAATTAAAAAGTCAGATTGGGGGTTTGGTAGTCTTGCGGGCATCAGCCTCGCATTTCACTTTATCCTCTGGTTTGAGTCATTAAATTACACGTCTGTCGCAAGTTCAGTTGTTCTTGTTACACTGCAGCCACTGTTTGCCTTTATCGGAACGTATTTGTTCTTTAAAGAAAAACTCACCCTTCTAGCGATTGCTGGAGGGGTGACAGCTGTGGCAGGATCGATTGTTATAAGCTGGGGTGATTTTCGAATTAGTGGAATGGCCCTATGGGGAGATCTTCTTGCCCTTACTGCCTGTGCAATGGTTACCGGCTACCTTCTATTTGGACAAAACATTCGCAAGCGTTTGGACCTTATTCCCTATACGTTCATTGTTTATGGAATCGCAGCACTGACGCTAATACTCTATAACATACTATTACGCTACCCTTTCTTTTCGTATCCCACTTCCGATTGGGGATACTTTCTCTTACTCGCCATCTTCCCTACGTTGCTTGGGCATTCACTCCTGAATTGGGCAGTAAAGTGGGTAAGCGTGAACGTGATTTCAATGAGCATTCTATTTGAACCGATCGGCGCTAGTATTCTCGCGTATTTTATCCTTGGCGAGAAACTGCACACCATGCAATGGATCGGTGGCGGGATTATCATTACAGGTCTGTATCTTTTTATTAGAAGCTATAAAACTAAAAGAAAACCGAAAAAATAG
- a CDS encoding IucA/IucC family C-terminal-domain containing protein, with protein MQEQLVFSREEKEKLEQLRLTFGGKGEHTAQQLLDSEQLKALLERLVSEGHFPSVIVAGSQFMKRYGFMTLAPILYAFTMWDKPILAGPDELEVAMNTQAGVMQGTIPNSLKRSEKERADIRAELANKLINENLAPFVETMVKATKLSAAILWENAAIYLFWVYETLIPSEGNGEQVSRAKEDFHYLLKEFNCTSFTCGANPFMPYYSEKVERDDGPIRFRRTCCLYDQISEGGACCKTCPKAR; from the coding sequence GTGCAAGAGCAACTGGTATTTAGCAGAGAGGAGAAAGAGAAGTTAGAGCAACTGCGCCTTACGTTTGGTGGAAAAGGGGAACACACTGCTCAACAACTTTTGGATTCCGAACAGTTAAAAGCGTTACTTGAACGGCTTGTGTCAGAAGGCCATTTTCCATCGGTGATTGTCGCAGGGTCACAGTTCATGAAGCGATATGGGTTTATGACACTTGCTCCGATTCTATACGCCTTTACGATGTGGGATAAACCGATCCTTGCCGGACCTGATGAGCTGGAGGTTGCCATGAATACGCAGGCGGGGGTAATGCAGGGAACGATCCCAAATTCGTTGAAGAGAAGTGAAAAGGAGCGGGCGGACATTAGAGCAGAGCTTGCGAATAAGCTCATTAATGAGAACCTTGCTCCATTCGTAGAAACGATGGTGAAAGCAACGAAACTATCCGCAGCGATTCTTTGGGAGAATGCGGCGATTTACCTTTTTTGGGTCTATGAAACACTCATTCCATCCGAAGGGAATGGGGAGCAGGTAAGTCGAGCGAAAGAAGACTTTCATTACCTGCTGAAAGAGTTTAACTGCACAAGTTTTACGTGCGGTGCGAACCCGTTCATGCCGTATTATTCAGAGAAAGTAGAGCGAGATGACGGACCAATCCGCTTCCGCCGCACGTGCTGCTTGTATGATCAAATCTCAGAAGGCGGCGCATGCTGTAAGACGTGTCCAAAGGCGCGGTGA
- a CDS encoding ABC transporter ATP-binding protein translates to MYALQTKDLTLGYGEQTVIDQLNLLIPKGEMSVLIGGNGCGKSTLLRSLARLLKPHSGGIVLDGEAISNKPTKEIARKMAILPQSPVAPEGLTVLQLVKQGRYPYQSWFSQWSEEDEAAVQKALKATHMEDFAERDVDSLSGGQRQRAWIALTLAQDTDIILLDEPTTYLDLAHQVEVLDLLFELNKEDNRTILMVLHDLNLACRYADHVIAVKDKGIYDQGKPEDIVNVDLVERVFGLQCDIIEDPLFGTPLCVPHGKGRKVHRARATGI, encoded by the coding sequence ATGTACGCATTGCAAACGAAAGATTTAACGCTTGGATATGGAGAACAAACGGTCATAGATCAGCTGAACTTACTCATCCCAAAAGGAGAGATGAGCGTTTTAATTGGTGGGAATGGCTGCGGAAAATCAACGCTTTTACGAAGTCTTGCCCGTCTTTTAAAGCCGCATTCAGGTGGCATCGTTCTGGATGGAGAGGCGATCTCAAATAAGCCAACGAAAGAAATTGCCCGGAAAATGGCCATTCTTCCCCAATCCCCTGTCGCCCCTGAAGGACTGACGGTTCTACAGCTCGTGAAACAGGGTCGTTATCCGTATCAATCCTGGTTCAGTCAGTGGTCAGAGGAAGATGAAGCCGCTGTGCAAAAAGCACTTAAGGCGACGCATATGGAAGACTTTGCAGAACGCGATGTCGATTCACTATCCGGAGGCCAGCGTCAGCGTGCGTGGATTGCCCTTACCCTGGCTCAAGATACGGACATTATTTTGCTAGATGAACCGACAACATATCTCGACCTCGCACATCAAGTAGAAGTGCTCGATTTACTTTTTGAATTAAATAAAGAAGATAACCGGACAATTTTGATGGTGCTGCACGATTTAAATCTGGCGTGTCGCTATGCGGATCATGTTATTGCTGTAAAAGATAAAGGAATCTATGACCAGGGGAAACCTGAAGACATTGTAAATGTTGATCTTGTGGAGCGTGTATTTGGCCTTCAGTGTGACATTATTGAAGATCCATTATTTGGGACGCCGCTTTGTGTGCCACATGGTAAAGGGAGGAAGGTCCATCGTGCAAGAGCAACTGGTATTTAG